The window TTGTAATTTTCTGGATCCCAAACCATCGATGAGACATCCAGCACTGCGGCGTACTCCATTATTTTTTAACAGTACGTTTTTTCATCTGCGCTCTAACAATAGCCTTCATTTCCAAATTTGCCTGCTCGACAAAATCTTCAGGGAAATAATCTAAGGTTCCAAAATCGTCCAAATCGATGGTACCGAACATCACTTCTCCATTTTCGGACTCCATAAAGGTGAGATTAATATTGTCCTGTAGCTCATTTGTGCTGTTTTCTGCGATCCTGCGTCGCATACGTGTTATAAAGTGATCACTGTGCGTTTCAATGATCACCCGTTTGCCATCCAAAACTAGAGAATACAAAAAGTCAAATAGTAAACTCTGTATTTTAGGATGCAGATGAATTTCAGGCTGCTCTAATATAAGCGTGCCATCTTTCTGCATTAAAAGGCCTTCCACGATGATTGGCAGCAATTGGCTTATGCCGAAACCTACATGTTTAATTGTTGTCTCTATACCGGCATCATTTTGCAAGATGATCGTGTAAAATTCACTTTCTTTTTTAGCGTATATATTCTTTCCAATTTTAAAAATGTCACACATCCAATATTTTACCGCATCAATTAATGGTTCATTTTTCGAAGTGTATATAATACCGTCATCAGCGAAAGATGGCTTTAGATATGTAATAGGGTCAGTGGCGAAATTTTCTAAAATTTGTGCAGTATTTTCACCGGCCTTGCCTACATAATTTTTAATACTGCTGACAGCATACTCGTCCCTTGGCAATTCACGTATTGGGCCGATATAGGACATAGTATTAAAAAAGTTGCTTACTAAATCTTTTTCCCCCTCTATCCTTGGAAAATGGCGAATTTTAAGGGATTCGACAATATCCGGTTCACCAGTTTTAACGTTCGGGGTATTGGAGATTGATCGCGTTTCATAGGAACTTGGAAATATCGATGAATATGCAATGTCAAAAATTTCAGGTGTACCTTCCCATAAGTCACTACCAAATATTGCATTATTTGCCGCTATAGAAAAAGTATTATTAGCACCGTAATTACTTTTAAACTTTACATATTGCTCACGTTTTTCACCTTCCGGCAGCTTATAAGTGATATCAAAATCAGTAATCCTAATTGCTTCATCGATGTAATCGAATTTTACATCAACCTGTAATGAAAAGCTGGGCAAACGGTCAAAAATACGTGTACGAAATTCGCTATCGTAGCTTAAAATTTCCTCCTTATCGAATTCAAGACTAATTTTAAGTTTATTATTTAAATTTTTACCGGTTACAATATCTGAGAACTTTTTAACGAAATATAAATCTCCACTTAAGAAAAGCTGATGTTTACCTGAGTCCAGGTCGATCGTTTGTTTAAGTAATAGTAATAATTGTATAAAGGAGGATTTTCCTGAACTATTGACACCCGACAAAATCGTCAGTGGCTTTATTTGGAAAGGTGGTAATTCTTTAATCGATTTAAAATTATCTATCGATATTTTCATTTAGTAAAATAGGTTTTAGGTAATAAATGTAAATGTATTAAATAGGATAACCAATTACAAGGCTAATATTTACCATAAAAAATAGGGTTTTAATTTAATTACACCATTTTTTAAAATTTTTCACCTGTAGTGATATTTTAAATAATACAAAACGCCCCCCTGTTTACACCGTTAAAACAATCAACAATGTAAACAGGGGGCGCAGGGGCTCCGCATGGCGGAGCCGCGGGGTAATTTTCAAAAAATATTATTTGCTGTTATTTAATGAGGTATAAAATAATTGCCCAGATTATCATCAGGGTAGCTATAACATTGACTATACGTTCTATCATAATAGTTATCAATGCCACCCCATAAGATTTAAAATACTGCGTTCCTGCAATGCCCCAACGGTTAAACCTGCGTTTGCCAATCATATAGCGAAGCAAAAAACCAATGGTTAACAGGATAATGGCGTAAATGGTCAGGTGGTTGGTATGATGGATTAGATTTTTCATGATGTAAAAAACAAAAAGGGGCTTGCGCCCCTTTGGTTAGTTAAGGACTAATTGCGTTTCACCCGTGCGTTCAAACTCCCGGCAAAGCTGGAAGGCGGTTTGCGTTTTAGCAAAGCCGTTGCCGAAAAGAATAGATTTTAGTTTCACTTCCTCGGTCTTATATTGCTTTACATTTTGCATATACCCGCTGATGGCGTTATAGGCACCAAACAGCGTTCCTCGTGTGGTGTCCATTTGTTGCGTGGGATGGCTAAAGGCGAATTCGCAAACTTTTTCGACTGTGTTTAAAAACCGGCTCGAATACTCGTCTATGTTTTCATCCAGCACATTTTGCAACACCTCTTTGCTTGGCGCCATTGCCTGTTGCACCAATTTTAAGACGTCTTTATCGGTAATGCGAATATGCGCCCAACGATTAAATATGCCGTTTAACTGTTCGCTCATGCTATTGAATATACCCATGACCTTATGGGCTTGTTTTAAGCGCTCCTGTGCACTTTGGGTGTGACGTATCTTCGCGCTGTGGGTCATATTGCCCAAAGCAGCATGTAAAGTGTTATTACAGACTATACGGGTAGGTGTAAAAGCTGCGGTGATACTGCCGTAACCATCGTGCGAGGTAGTCAAAAAGAGGTATTTCTCTATCAGGTCATCGTTGCCTACTTTGATATAGCCGGGCAATTTGGCGGTAATAAAAATGCGTTCCCCGTTGCCTAAAGCCCCGCAAGTTTCGTATAAAATTCCGTCCCCGCCACCAACGATGGCATCGAAAAAGCTAAACGCATCCCGGTTTTGTACCACTTCGTAGTCATTGCCCACTACGCCTAACACCTGCTCGGTGTCCGCCCGCACGGTGGCGAAGTAATTCGATACTTCTATGTCGGGTATCGCTTCATCATTGCTCCATAGGTGGTTATTCGTATCATGGGTAAACAAGGGGCGTTTTTCCACGATATAGTCCAGTCCGGCGAATTGTATCGCCTCGTTACTGGTGGGATAACGGTCAATGATTTGCCCTAAATTGTGCCAGGCTTTTTCTTTGACGCTCATAAAGCTGTGCTTGCCTGCTTTTTCGTTGAAATTTATCTGATGTGCCATGATCTTAATTTTTTGAAGTTTTTGTATTCAGTTGTATAATCTCTGTTTTCAGCACTTTTACATTTTTGGTGCTGCTTACCTGTAGTTGGGTGCCTGCCTGCAATTCCGTTATGGCATCGTGTATAATTTTGTGCGTTGTCTTTACGGTACAGCGCACCAGTAAATAAATGCGGTCTTCCATTGTCTTAGTTTTGATAGGCATTTAAAAACTCGGTTAATTCCTGCTGAAACCTTACGGGGTTTTCTTTGGCTAATTGTTCGGCGTACCCCTCCCAAAATATTTGGTCGGTGAACTCAATAAATTGTTCGTACATCTTAATTCCTGTTTTTGTGAAACCTTAAAAAAATGCTCCCGGCTTTCGCCAGGAGCATGATTAATTAGCCCTGTTGCGGGAACACGATGTTTGCCTCGATCTCGCCCAATTTTTCATGGCAGGCATCAAAAATGAATTGAGTTACCATGCGGATAAGGTTAGGCGTGTTGGTGGTAAACTCGCGGCCCTTATCATCTTTGATAATCAGCTTACAGCCCTGATACGGGTTGCTTTCCAACTGGTCGTTTTCTTCTACCAGTTTTACCTCAAATTCTTCCAGTGTTTTAATTCGGGTAATCAATGCCAAACGCTGGATAGTCAGGCGGTGCAGGTTACCGACTGATTTTAGAGTCTGTTCCAAATTCAAGATAGGTTTAACATATTTAATTTCCGCCTTTGGTGCTTCCGCTACCGGCTGCTCTTTTTGTTCGGGTGCAGGGTTTGCGGGTTGGTGATCCACTGCAGGGGCGCTACCGGCCTTGGCTTCGGCGGTTTGGGCTGTCTCAACTTTAGCAGCTTCGGCGGGCTTTTCATCTTTAAGGGCTTCATCTTGTTTGGCTTCCTTTCCGGGGATGTTTGGGCGGTTTTCTGTTCTTGGTGTATTGGCGTTTTTTGCGTTTGTACCTTGTACCTGTTTTGCATTTTTTTCTGCTGCTTTCATTTTGTTTTGCATTAAGAGTTAAAAATTTTGTTAATTGCTTCTCTTTCGCCCCTTTCCCGTAAAAGTTTTTCCAAAAGAAAAAGGAGAAAAAGAAAGCAAATCAGCGGGCACGTCACCTTGCAAAAAGGAAACGGAATAATTGGGGGGGGACCCTTTGGGGAGGCAACCGTTTATGCCGTAGTCTTTTTGATACTACCGGCAGTCATTAGTACAGTGCGCAACTTGTTTTCCTTTTTCTCCTTCTTTTTGAAAAGGGCTATCCTAAAAAATTAAACTTTAATAGTGTTTCGCAAGTGCGGAGCTATTCAGGATTCTGAATAGCGATGCTTTTGCGCAGTCGTAGCTGGTGATGAAATAACATGAAATGACCAGCGTGCGATAGGGATCGCCATGACATCTTGCGCAGCAGATAAAATAGAGAGCCCGTCCGGAGGATCGCCACCTTAAGAATCAGGGCAGATTTTTTAGGCTTCACAGTAACATTCAGTTATACCGTCCAGTCTCCGATTTGTACGCAATATTTTTCATAAGGGCAGTAGTGAGAATTATTCTTTGATTCGTATTAGCTATAAAATATAAGTTGGAAGATAAAAATCACCTAAATGATCTATTCAATCGTTATCTGAATAACGAATGTTCGCAACAGGAATGGGAAGTTTTAATACAGCATTTTGGATCAGAAACCAGTTTAGATGCCCTTAAAGAACTGGTACGTAAGCAATTGGAAATATCCGTTAATAATGAGGTAACTACTAATAACGCCTTGCCGGACAATGTGCATGAAGTTTTAGAACAGGCGTATAAAAACATTGTTAATGAAACCTTCCTTAAAAGAAAAAAAGAAGCAAAGATTGTTTTCCTTAACAGAAGTGCCTTCGTAAAATTGACAGCCTGTGTCTCAATCCTCATATTAGCTGTTTCTCTTTATTTTGGATATATACGGTACCGGCTAGCTGCTAATAATTACAGGCAAGTAATAACTTTAAACGGTGAGCGAAAAAAATTGCAACTTACCGACGGTACAACGATATGGCTTGCACCGGGTAGCACCCTAAATTACGCTAGTAAATTCATCGGTAAAAACAGAGAAGTAACACTTAGAGGCGAAGCTTTTTTTAATGTTACTCATGATAAACAGCATCCCTTCATTATACATACTGGCAGACTAAATACAATAGTATACGGCACAACCTTTAATATTCAGGCTTATCCAAAGCGGGGTTCTGTTGAAGTTTCACTTCTAAATGGCAAAGTAAGTGTTACTGAACTTGGCCAACACGCTAATCAATTAATGTTAGCACCTAACCAGCGCGCTATATTTAATAAAACTAATGGGCAATTATATAAAGAGAACTATTCGGCTGCTACCGATATGCTTGCCAGAAGGGACGGGAAATTCATTTATAAAGGAACGACCTTAAGTAATGTGGTTGATGATATTTCAAAAGCCTATAATGTAACAGTTGTATTAAATAAAAAAATACAGGATTTGCATTATTACGGTGAGTTTGACCAAAAAGAAAATCTGCAACAGGTGTTGATGCAAATTAGCCTTACCACTAATGTAAAGCTTAAAAATAATGGGGCTATTTGGGAATTATACTAATAACCGATTATAATCACCTAATAATTTAATATGAACAGACAAGAAGACACATAGCAGGTATAAAAAAATCCCGGTCAGACCGGGATCATATACATTAAGGAATTTAACTGATAACCGCCAAGCCTGGTAAGCAACAAAGGTAGTTATCACAATTATTTAACATATAACATAAAGGTATGAAAAAAAGTATACCCAATGAAAGATTACGTTCTATCGGTTGGATCATGAAAATAACCGGGTTGATAATTACAATTACGTGTTGCCTTAGTTTAAGTCTACTTGCAAAAGAAACATTGGCGCAGGGTTCATTAAATAAACAAGTAACTATTGAAATTAAAAATGAAACACTGGAAAGCACATTTGAAAAAATATCAGAAAAGACTAATGTCTCATTCAGCTATATAAGCAATAGTGTAGACAATAATCAAAAGGTAAATCTTATAGCAAAAAACGAGAAACTGAAAGATGTTTTAGATAAGTTACTAAAAAAATATCAGTTAAAGTATACTGTATTTCAGGATAAAATAATTATCCAAACTATTGATTATACAAAAACTGCAACAGATAGTTTGATAAATATAAAAGGGCAGGTTTTTGACACTAAAGAGCCCCCTGCGTCATTGCCTGGCGTAACGGTTAGAATAAAAGGTAAAAAGGGTTCAACCACTACTGATGTTAACGGAAACTTTGAAATAAGAGTGCGTAAATATGACGTGCTCATTTTTACTTATATTGGCTTTAAAACCAAGGAGTATACAGTAACTAACACAAAAGATAACCTAACTATTTCACTGCAGGAAAATGTATCGGAACTAGATCAGGTAGTTGTTACCGGTTATTCTGAACAAAAAATAAAACATATTGCCAATGCAATAAGCACTATAAACATCAAATCGAACGTTGATGGCAAACCTATTACCAGATTATCGCAAGCGCTACAGGGTGGCGTGACAGGCTTAACCGTAACACAAAGCTCGGGTTTACCGGGTGGTGATGCTGCGGTAATAAAAATAAGGGGCATTTCTACATTAGGTACAATTACCCCCCTCGTATTGGTTGATGGAGTACCTTCAGATATCAATTCCGTTGACCCGGTTACTGTTGAAAGTATTACTGTTTTAAAAGATGCCGCTGCTGCATCTATTTATGGATCGAGGGCAGCAAATGGCGTTATTTTAATAACCACCAAGCGTGGACAGGCGGGTCAAACCAATATTACTTATAATGGATTTGCCGGCTATCAGGCGCCTTCATATTTACCTGATTTTGTTGATGCAGTGACTTATATGAATATGGTTAACCAGGCGCAAGCCAATATTGGTGCCGGCCCTTTATATACAGCAGATGCCATACAAAAAACGCAGAACGGAACTGACCCATTACTTTACCCTAACACAGATTGGAAAAAATTAATACTACAGAATAAAGCTTTTATGCAGGAGCATACAGTTGGCGTTACTGGTGGTAGTAGCCAAGCGCGTTTTGCTGTGACTGGCACTTACTTATCGCAGGATGGTATTATTAAAACAACATCTTCAGATAGATATTCGCTACGGGCTAACACAAGTGTAACCTTAAAAAAGAATTTGTCTATGTATCTGGATCTTGCTTTAGCCAGAACAAATGTTGACAGGCCGATTAACCGCTTCACCAGTTTTCAGAGTGGTGACGGCGCGGGCTACATTTTGTATGAAACCTACAGGATACCGCCTACGGTAGTCGGTAAATATCCGATGCAGCCAAATGGCTATCAGGCTTATGGTAATTTTGGTGATATGCTTAACCCTTTGGCCGAATTGGAACAGGGTGGTTTAGCCGAGTCTCGTGAAGACAATATTTCAATTAATTTTCAACCACAATGGGAAATCGCCCCGGGTTTAAAGCTTAAAGGTCAATACTTGTTTCGCACCATCAGTACTGGTACCATTTCATCGCGCGACGCATATAACTTCCTAGATTATTATAATAATGCGCTTGTTTATCAGTATGCTGCAGCGCATACTACGGGTATATATAAAACAAATTATCAGTATATGTCGGCTACAATTGACTATAACCGCACAATTGGGAAAAATACTATATACGCCCTTGGTGGTTTAACCCGGGAGACAGATAACCCAACAAATACAAGCCAGTTTGACGAGGCAACGCTAGCATCTTATTTGGTTAAACTAAATTATATTTTTGATGATAAATATCTGTTTGAAAGCACCATGCGTGCAGATGGTTCATCCAAATTTGGCCCGAACCATAAATGGGGTTATTTTCCATCAGTTGCTGCTGGATGGAATATTAGTCGTGAAAATTTTCTTAAAGATATAAAATTATTGAGCAACTTAAAATTAAGGGCATCATACGGCTTACTAGGCAATAATCAAAGCATAGGTTTATATAAATATCAGAGCACTGTAAACACTAATGGTACAGAAGCTGTAATAGGTAATCCCGACATTACCTGGGAGCGGGTTAAAATGCTGGATATCGGTACTGATGTGTCACTATTTAAAAGTAAATTAAACTTCACTTTTGATTGGTATAATAAAACTACTGAGGATATCCTGTTAAATGCCCCTTTATCTTATTCGTCGGGAATCGGTCCCCAACCTATAAATGCCGGAAGCGTGCGTAATAAGGGTTGGGAGTTTTCAATTAATTATACAACTTCGATTACCAAGAATTTTTCTACAAGCTTAAGTGCAGGTTTTTCTTATTACAAAAACACGATACTTAGCCTGCGGGGAGGTCCTTATTACAGTGGATCAACCGTTCAGCAAGTTGGGCAACCAATAGGTAGTGTATATGGATACGTTACCGATGGCTTGTTACAGCAAAAAGATATTGCAGCCAATGTTCCAATGATTGGGTCTGGGTCAGCTTCTGGTCCGTCGCAAGTTGCTGGCGATATTAAATATGTTGATTTAAACCATGACGGAACTATAACAGATGCAGACCAAACCATTATAGGTAACCCCAATTCACAAGGAAATTACTTTTTTAACATGCATTTTGGTTATAAAAATTTCGATTTTGAGACCCTGTTAAACGGCTTTACCAAAGCTGACGTATTTTACACAGGCAGGTATATTTCGCCTCTAAATATGAATGGCGGCGGCGGTACCCCAATGGTTTGGCAACAGGATACCTGGACACCTGAAAACACCAACGCAGTTCTACCCCGTATTACACCAAATGCCGGCGATAATACACGAATGTCGGATTATTGGCGCACTAATGGAGCATTTGTAAGGGTGCGGTATATTCAGTTGGGATATAATATAAAAGCTCGTTTTTTTACAAAAGCCGGAATTTCAGGCGCCAGAATTTATTTTAATGCGCAAAACCCATTAACATTCGCCGGTATGAAATATCTGGATCCTGAAACGCGAGGAACGGATAATACTTATCCGTTAATGCAGGTATATACAGTTGGGTTTAATGTGAAATTTTAATACACTAAGATTATGAAAAAGATATTTTTAATATGTTTATTAATGATAGTTGGCGTTACAGCTTGTAACAAAGACTTTTTAACCAGAAATAATCCAATTGATACTACCGACGACAAATTTTGGCAGACTGAAGCGCAGCTTTTAGGTGTCATACAATATATAGCAGGCTCCATGCCAGGCGGTGGGTTTCAATATCTTCCGGATAGCCGCATTTCGCTTTCGGCTTTAACTGATGATGCAGCCTGGACGGCAAACTTTTTGCCTGAAATAAATCAGTTTGCCTTAGGTAATGGTAACTCAAACCCGCCATCATCAGCTTATATGCTGATATATCCTTTCTGGCACGACGATTATCTGAAAATACGTACCTGTAACAGGTTCCTGGAAAATGCAGGCAAAGCTTACGTAGATGTGGATAAGCTAAAACAATATATGCTTGAAATAAGGGCTTTTCGGGCATTTTATACTATGGAACTGTCTATGTATTATGGGGCAATACCAATTGTAACTTCAGCTGTTGGGCCTGATGATGCCGCTTTAAAAGCAAGTAGTAAGGAAGAGATATTAAATTTTATAATATCAGAATTTAAAGCATGTGCTGACGGGTTGCCTTTATCTTATCCGGGCGATTTACCTTATCGTATTACAAAAGGAGCGGTATTAACCATGGAAACCGTTGCTTATTTAAACTGGGGTAAATATGCCGAGGCTGCAGCTACAGCAAAACAGGTTGTAGACCTTACCGATCCGGCTACCGGAGCAAAAGTATATTCGCTGTATAAGCCTGCTGCTACCGATAATTATTTAAACCTGTTTTTATATAAAGGCGAATTTAACTCAGAGCGTATACTTTCTAATCAATCGCAGCAGGGAGTTTACGTTAGGCTGGCCCCGCCTAATGCGGCTGGCACGGCAAACGTTAACCCTACACAGTCTATGGTTGATACTTACGAAACCAGGCAAGGCAAAACTCTGGCAGAATTAGGTCCTGACAGTTTAGCTATTTATCATAAATATCCTAACTATAACAACAATCGCGATCCGCGAATGGCAGCTACTATTGTTTATCCCGGTGCAACATTTTATACCGTGGTTAATCCCTTTGCTCCAGCACCAAATGTTTGTGCCATTGGCGCTGTAAACTCATCCCGCACCGGCTATTTCGTAAGAAAATATTGTGATGTATCTATGGATAGAACAAGACCAACAGCCGGGACATTGGATTTTATGATTTATCGTTTAGCTGATGTAATGCTGATGCGTGTTGAGGGACTGGTTGAAAGCGGTCAATCAGCAGATCCTGATGTTATTAACTATCTTAACCAGATACGCAATCGGTCAAATATGCCCAATGTTAATACATCAGTGTACAATAGTCAACAAAAACTACGTGAACTCTACCGCAGGGAAAGAAGAGTTGAACTGGCTTTTGAAGGAAACCGCTGGTTTGATATTCGAAGATGGAAAATAGCCGAACAGGTTATGAATGGCGTGGTATATGGTGCAACCAACCCGGCAAACGGACAGACGGTGATTGTGGAAACCCGTAAGTTTGATGCCGGACGTGATTATGTGTGGCCTATACCAATTCAGGAACTTCAGGGGAACGCCAGTATGATGCAAAATCCGGGGTATTAAGCAACAAAAAATTAACAACATGACTCCAATGCTTCCTGTTAAGTATTTATAATAGTTTGAGGATGCTGTAATAAATATAACTTATATGCTTGTATATAGCATTAATATTCAACAGCCCGCATAACTTCAATGCGGGCTGTTTTCAAATAAATATTATCAAAAAAAAGCGATGAAGGAACACTGGCGAAATAAAGCGGACAATTTTTACGATTGTATAAATAGATTAATTGATCCAGCAATATTTTATCTGTCCAATATTTGATTATATAATAATATTGTTTGTACTTGCCTGTAGATAGCGTAATTACACGTAAAGACCAACTAAGGACATAGTAAATTGTTTATTTGCGTTTATTGATTTTCTTTATAAGTTTGATATATAAATATACCCTATATAAACTAATTAAATCGGTTACTGAAGACGTATAGTATACTGCAGCCTCTTAAAATCAGAATTGTCGGTATACATTCTCTTAACCTAATCTAAAACATAGCCAATAAAGATATAATTAGCATTGTTATGAATGAATTGACTATAAAGTATACAGATTCAATACCGAAGTCAATTCAATTTATTATTGGTTCATAACCCGAATATTTAAATGAAAATAAGGCATATAGTTGATGAGAAGGTCTTGTTATCTCAACTGAAAGATGGAAAGGAAAAAGCCTTTGAGCAATTATATCATTTATATAGTTTCAGGTTGTATGGCTTTTTGTTAAGATTGATAAAAGACGAAGAAGTCTCCCGTGATTTATTGCAAGACGTATTCATTAAAATCTGGGATAAACGTGAGTTAATAGATCCTGAAAGGTCTTTCCGCTCATATCTTTTTCGAATTGCAGAAAACAATGTGGTAGATTTTTTCAGAAAAGTTGCGTGTGACAAGAAACTTCAAGTTAAATTAACCGTTGCTGCTACTGAACTCTATTCACATATAGAAGAAGCTATATACTCCAGAGAGCACTTAAAAATTCTTAATCAGGTTGTTAATGAGTTGCCTCCACAGTGCAGGTTAGTGTTTACCTTGTGTAAGTTAGAGGGGAAAAGCTATAAGGAGGTAAGCCAGACCCTGGGCATATCAGTATCGACTATCAGCAATCATTTACAAAAAGCAACTCAGTTTATCAGGCAAAATTCAATTCTATCAGATTCTATTACAATCCTTGTAATTGCTTGTTTTCTAAAATAAGACTTTTAATTACATCCTTCTTAATAATTTCATTTTTTAGTAGTGAGTATTATTTCCGATTCGCATAGCTGTAAAATTACAACCGATGATAAGTTATCAGCTTATACCAGCATAAACTGGCTGCAAAAAGTCCAAAG of the Mucilaginibacter boryungensis genome contains:
- a CDS encoding AAA family ATPase — protein: MKISIDNFKSIKELPPFQIKPLTILSGVNSSGKSSFIQLLLLLKQTIDLDSGKHQLFLSGDLYFVKKFSDIVTGKNLNNKLKISLEFDKEEILSYDSEFRTRIFDRLPSFSLQVDVKFDYIDEAIRITDFDITYKLPEGEKREQYVKFKSNYGANNTFSIAANNAIFGSDLWEGTPEIFDIAYSSIFPSSYETRSISNTPNVKTGEPDIVESLKIRHFPRIEGEKDLVSNFFNTMSYIGPIRELPRDEYAVSSIKNYVGKAGENTAQILENFATDPITYLKPSFADDGIIYTSKNEPLIDAVKYWMCDIFKIGKNIYAKKESEFYTIILQNDAGIETTIKHVGFGISQLLPIIVEGLLMQKDGTLILEQPEIHLHPKIQSLLFDFLYSLVLDGKRVIIETHSDHFITRMRRRIAENSTNELQDNINLTFMESENGEVMFGTIDLDDFGTLDYFPEDFVEQANLEMKAIVRAQMKKRTVKK
- a CDS encoding DUF932 domain-containing protein; protein product: MAHQINFNEKAGKHSFMSVKEKAWHNLGQIIDRYPTSNEAIQFAGLDYIVEKRPLFTHDTNNHLWSNDEAIPDIEVSNYFATVRADTEQVLGVVGNDYEVVQNRDAFSFFDAIVGGGDGILYETCGALGNGERIFITAKLPGYIKVGNDDLIEKYLFLTTSHDGYGSITAAFTPTRIVCNNTLHAALGNMTHSAKIRHTQSAQERLKQAHKVMGIFNSMSEQLNGIFNRWAHIRITDKDVLKLVQQAMAPSKEVLQNVLDENIDEYSSRFLNTVEKVCEFAFSHPTQQMDTTRGTLFGAYNAISGYMQNVKQYKTEEVKLKSILFGNGFAKTQTAFQLCREFERTGETQLVLN
- a CDS encoding FecR family protein; its protein translation is MEDKNHLNDLFNRYLNNECSQQEWEVLIQHFGSETSLDALKELVRKQLEISVNNEVTTNNALPDNVHEVLEQAYKNIVNETFLKRKKEAKIVFLNRSAFVKLTACVSILILAVSLYFGYIRYRLAANNYRQVITLNGERKKLQLTDGTTIWLAPGSTLNYASKFIGKNREVTLRGEAFFNVTHDKQHPFIIHTGRLNTIVYGTTFNIQAYPKRGSVEVSLLNGKVSVTELGQHANQLMLAPNQRAIFNKTNGQLYKENYSAATDMLARRDGKFIYKGTTLSNVVDDISKAYNVTVVLNKKIQDLHYYGEFDQKENLQQVLMQISLTTNVKLKNNGAIWELY
- a CDS encoding TonB-dependent receptor, coding for MKKSIPNERLRSIGWIMKITGLIITITCCLSLSLLAKETLAQGSLNKQVTIEIKNETLESTFEKISEKTNVSFSYISNSVDNNQKVNLIAKNEKLKDVLDKLLKKYQLKYTVFQDKIIIQTIDYTKTATDSLINIKGQVFDTKEPPASLPGVTVRIKGKKGSTTTDVNGNFEIRVRKYDVLIFTYIGFKTKEYTVTNTKDNLTISLQENVSELDQVVVTGYSEQKIKHIANAISTINIKSNVDGKPITRLSQALQGGVTGLTVTQSSGLPGGDAAVIKIRGISTLGTITPLVLVDGVPSDINSVDPVTVESITVLKDAAAASIYGSRAANGVILITTKRGQAGQTNITYNGFAGYQAPSYLPDFVDAVTYMNMVNQAQANIGAGPLYTADAIQKTQNGTDPLLYPNTDWKKLILQNKAFMQEHTVGVTGGSSQARFAVTGTYLSQDGIIKTTSSDRYSLRANTSVTLKKNLSMYLDLALARTNVDRPINRFTSFQSGDGAGYILYETYRIPPTVVGKYPMQPNGYQAYGNFGDMLNPLAELEQGGLAESREDNISINFQPQWEIAPGLKLKGQYLFRTISTGTISSRDAYNFLDYYNNALVYQYAAAHTTGIYKTNYQYMSATIDYNRTIGKNTIYALGGLTRETDNPTNTSQFDEATLASYLVKLNYIFDDKYLFESTMRADGSSKFGPNHKWGYFPSVAAGWNISRENFLKDIKLLSNLKLRASYGLLGNNQSIGLYKYQSTVNTNGTEAVIGNPDITWERVKMLDIGTDVSLFKSKLNFTFDWYNKTTEDILLNAPLSYSSGIGPQPINAGSVRNKGWEFSINYTTSITKNFSTSLSAGFSYYKNTILSLRGGPYYSGSTVQQVGQPIGSVYGYVTDGLLQQKDIAANVPMIGSGSASGPSQVAGDIKYVDLNHDGTITDADQTIIGNPNSQGNYFFNMHFGYKNFDFETLLNGFTKADVFYTGRYISPLNMNGGGGTPMVWQQDTWTPENTNAVLPRITPNAGDNTRMSDYWRTNGAFVRVRYIQLGYNIKARFFTKAGISGARIYFNAQNPLTFAGMKYLDPETRGTDNTYPLMQVYTVGFNVKF
- a CDS encoding RagB/SusD family nutrient uptake outer membrane protein encodes the protein MKKIFLICLLMIVGVTACNKDFLTRNNPIDTTDDKFWQTEAQLLGVIQYIAGSMPGGGFQYLPDSRISLSALTDDAAWTANFLPEINQFALGNGNSNPPSSAYMLIYPFWHDDYLKIRTCNRFLENAGKAYVDVDKLKQYMLEIRAFRAFYTMELSMYYGAIPIVTSAVGPDDAALKASSKEEILNFIISEFKACADGLPLSYPGDLPYRITKGAVLTMETVAYLNWGKYAEAAATAKQVVDLTDPATGAKVYSLYKPAATDNYLNLFLYKGEFNSERILSNQSQQGVYVRLAPPNAAGTANVNPTQSMVDTYETRQGKTLAELGPDSLAIYHKYPNYNNNRDPRMAATIVYPGATFYTVVNPFAPAPNVCAIGAVNSSRTGYFVRKYCDVSMDRTRPTAGTLDFMIYRLADVMLMRVEGLVESGQSADPDVINYLNQIRNRSNMPNVNTSVYNSQQKLRELYRRERRVELAFEGNRWFDIRRWKIAEQVMNGVVYGATNPANGQTVIVETRKFDAGRDYVWPIPIQELQGNASMMQNPGY
- a CDS encoding RNA polymerase sigma factor, yielding MKIRHIVDEKVLLSQLKDGKEKAFEQLYHLYSFRLYGFLLRLIKDEEVSRDLLQDVFIKIWDKRELIDPERSFRSYLFRIAENNVVDFFRKVACDKKLQVKLTVAATELYSHIEEAIYSREHLKILNQVVNELPPQCRLVFTLCKLEGKSYKEVSQTLGISVSTISNHLQKATQFIRQNSILSDSITILVIACFLK